A single region of the Metarhizium brunneum chromosome 6, complete sequence genome encodes:
- the psc3 gene encoding Cohesin subunit psc3, with the protein MDANASASATPEPDADSRRRSGRVVKLPAKYAPEPTNTAAPKRKRGAQDGEEVDDEEVDSEEDVSDEDDASDEEHPAPRSRKAGGRSKKPSSKKPKINGAQPSGPAQVSRIPSRPKKTVRIEAGEKGTGLFADVFGSGDASDSVAKQWLEKYKEDDASALADLINCILQCAGCDLEVTTDDIRDPENIPNRLVDLQNVYQEQQITDYPLISRAKGTKSFRDMLVGFFHSLISLLHETDMLYKNTDLMDNLHAWLASMSSSSLRPFRHTATTISLAVQTGLVLIASVLDRRIANIDQQLAAAKRSRNKTKASEVQRSLNEANGYRKICSDGIQSFFDTVFVHRYRDVDPKIRAECVDALGAWIWDLPTVFMEPGYLRYLGWMLSDTNATTRQEVLKQLLKVFRRDTQQLGHFIDRFRPRLIEMATLDSEVSVRVTAISVIDTLRSAALLEPSEIDAIAKLIFDTEIRIRKAVVNFFVACIDDVYEGKLEEIGGADVLEELDDVEEDEYESPRKEWINIKCLAEMLAIYDAQIEESHQNGVSSSLDAATELLDGSNPDTRISLAAQVLYDKVPEVTRWEMISGYLLFDHTTSAKSKSRSKSKATSPEAAFKKAIAPNSEEESILLDVLSSAVKSSLTLTSDHDKGRRKLGRSEAAEAQEEVALELTTVIPKLLNKFGAEPETAAIVLRLERFLSLDTFQQLRQDSSKYERLLDEISTQFNRHDDKRVLSEATAALLHARQYEELEELTDSRLSLLWDNAIDALRNFDKSCELSVRGNLPLEALRNLSTILMKISKLASISDCVDAIEAKSKSKDSSTSPVIDILSHIVHRGKYEPQEDEIDDLEDEVVTFAIKTCQFYLMWKARSIAKLLAAGTSLSDAALDTLSVLRQSYRRHLIETFSSRAAIDQLRLFSTGSLCDLHLTFATLRPAIKNFHPSSAAAAGRGDKLKVLLQDIEPGLVPELISIFEGAERQYAKRSKKDKLLNDPAEDEDPMADDEELDEDDEDEDLSKEERYAAELKAERAFCELTGKYVLALSAGLIEDRGSQAAKLRRRILRNETKLGHNFKEIVAHLDEEKIARRHKKATKQPAKSDKPGLSLEVVDDDDHVFDDVEPEEGSREDLRRRELLEDEPIDEGEDNEGGHNDADDDGLGD; encoded by the exons ATGGACGCAAATGCCAGTGCCAGCGCAACCCCCGAACCGGATGCGGATTCGCGTCGCCGCTCCGGACGCGTCGTTAAGTTGCCGGCCAAGTACGCGCCGGAGCCCACCAACACCGCTGCGCCGAAGCGCAAGAGAGGTGCACAGGATGGAGAGGAAgtggacgatgaggaggTGGACTCGGAGGAGGACGTGagtgacgaggacgatgccAGCGACGAAGAACACCCCGCTCCTAGATCGCGAAAGGCAGGCGGCCGCAGCAAGAAGCCTTCGAGCAAAAAGCCCAAGATCAATGGAGCACAGCCGTCGGGACCGGCCCAAGTTTCTCGAATACCCAGCCGGCCCAAAAAGACCGTCCGCATTGAAGCGGGAGAGAAGGGGACAGGCCTCTTTG CCGATGTATTTGGCTCTGGAGACGCTTCCGACAGTGTCGCGAAACAATGGCTagaaaaatataaagaaGATGACGCGTCGGCATTAGCTGACCTTATCAACTGTATTCTTCAATGTGCCGGCTGCGATCTGGAAGTTACGACTGATGATATACGCGACCCTGAGAATATCCCCAACAGACTGGTTGATCTACAGAATGTGTACCAAGAG CAACAAATTACCGACTACCCTTTAATATCAAGAGCAAAGGGTACAAAGTCATTCCGCGACATGTTGGTGGGTTTCTTTCACTCTTTGATTAGTCTACTCCACGAGACGGATATGCTTTACAAGAATACGGATCTGATGGACAACTTGCATGCGTGGCTGGCAAgtatgtcgtcgtcgtctctgCGACCTTTCCGCCACACAGCAACCACGATATCCCTAGCCGTTCAAACAGGTCTGGTCCTCATAGCAAGCGTACTCGACCGGAGAATAGCAAACATAGATCAGCAGCTGGCGGCTGCCAAGAGAAGCAGGAACAAAACCAAGGCTTCAGAAGTGCAACGCAGCTTGAATGAGGCAAATGGGTATCGCAAAATTTGCAGCGACGGCATTCAGTCCTTTTTTGACACAGTGTTTGTCCACCGATACCGCGATGTGGACCCCAAGATTCGAGCAGAATGTGTCGATGCGTTGGGTGCATGGATTTGGGATCTTCCGACCGTGTTCATGGAGCCTGGCTATCTTCGCTACCTCGGCTGGATGCTTTCAGATACGAATGCTACAACTCGCCAGGAGGTGCTGAAACAGCTTCTCAAGGTGTTCAGGCGCGATACTCAGCAGCTGGGACACTTTATCGATAGATTTCGACCGCGCTTAATCGAAATGGCAACACTCGACTCTGAAGTTTCTGTGCGGGTGACGGCAATCTCCGTCATCGATACGCTACGATCTGCAGCGCTCTTGGAACCAAGCGAGATTGacgccattgccaagctcATCTTTGACACCGAAATACGAATTCGCAAGGCTGTTGTCAATTTCTTTGTTGCTTGTATCGACGACGTTTATGAAGGCAAGCTGGAAGAGATTGGCGGCGCTGATGTTTTGGAAGAGTTGGATGACGTAGAGGAGGATGAATACGAATCCCCACGAAAAGAGTGGATTAATATCAAGTGTCTAGCAGAGATGCTGGCCATTTACGACGCTCAAATCGAGGAATCGCATCAGAATGGTGTTTCATCAAGCTTAGATGCTGCCACAGAGCTGCTAGATGGCTCGAACCCGGATACCAGAATCTCTCTTGCAGCCCAGGTGTTGTATGACAAAGTACCTGAGGTCACTAGATGGGAAATGATTTCGGGCTACCTTCTCTTTGACCACACCACAAGTGCTAAGTCAAAGTCGAGATCAAAATCCAAGGCCACTTCTCCAGAAGCGGCCTTTAAGAAGGCTATTGCGCCAAATTCAGAGGAGGAGTCTATCCTTCTTGATGTCTTGAGCTCAGCCGTCAAGTCTAGTCTCACCCTGACTAGCGACcatgacaagggcaggaGAAAGCTGGGCCGATCAGAGGCGGCTGAGGCTCAAGAGGAAGTTGCTCTCGAATTGACCACAGTAATCCCCAAGCTGCTGAACAAGTTTGGCGCAGAGCCTGAGACGGCAGCAATTGTGTTACGACTCGAGCGATTCTTAAGTCTGGACACTTTCCAACAGCTGCGTCAGGACTCCAGCAAGTACGAAAGGCTGCTCGATGAGATAAGCACCCAATTCAACAGACACGATGATAAGAGAGTCTTGTCCGAGGCCACCGCTGCTCTCTTACATGCTCGCCAGTACGAGGAGCTTGAGGAACTAACAGACAGCAGGCTGTCCCTGTTATGGGACAATGCTATCGATGCGCTCCGCAACTTTGACAAGTCTTGCGAGCTGTCCGTTCGTGGTAATCTACCCTTGGAAGCATTGCGCAACTTGTCTACCATCTTGATGAAGATCAGTAAGCTTGCAAGCATATCTGACTGTGTCGACGCCATTGAAGCaaagtccaagtccaaggactCCTCTACATCACCTGTCATTGATATTCTGAGCCATATTGTCCACCGCGGCAAATACGAGCCACAGGAGGACGAGATTGATGACTTGGAGGACGAAGTAGTCACATTTGCCATCAAGACATGCCAGTTCTACCTTATGTGGAAGGCTAGAAGTATCGCCAAGCTCCTGGCGGCCGGCACAAGCTTGTCGGACGCAGCCTTGGATACACTCTCCGTTCTGCGGCAATCCTACCGAAGACACCTCATCGAAACCTTCTCATCCCGCGCTGCCATTGACCAGCTCCGCCTCTTTTCCACCGGCAGTCTCTGCGACCTCCATCTCACGTTCGCCACCCTCCGTCCCGCCATCAAAAACTTCCACCCTTCATCTGCAGCAGCCGCTGGCCGAGGTGATAAGCTCAAAGTTCTCCTCCAAGACATCGAGCCTGGCCTCGTCCCTGAACTCATCTCCATCTTCGAGGGGGCAGAGCGTCAGTACGCTAAAAGGTCCAAAAAGGACAAGTTGCTCAACGATCCCGCTGAAGATGAAGATCCCAtggccgacgacgaagagctcgacgaagacgacgaagacgaagacctGTCCAAGGAGGAACGCTACGCTGCCGAACTCAAGGCTGAAAGAGCCTTTTGTGAGCTCACTGGCAAATACGTCCTCGCCCTATCCGCCGGTCTCATCGAAGACCGCGGCTCACAAGCTGCTAAGCTCCGTCGCAGAATTCTCCGCAACGAAACAAAGCTCGGCCACAACTTCAAAGAAATCGTCGCCCATCTGGATGAGGAGAAGATAGCTAGACGGCATAAGAAGGCTACCAAGCAGCCTGCCAAGTCGGACAAACCAGGCCTGAG